The Raphanus sativus cultivar WK10039 chromosome 2, ASM80110v3, whole genome shotgun sequence DNA segment CCTCATCACGGTCCCGAGCTCCTTGGTGGTGATGCAACCtgcaaaatcaaaacaaaaatacatatataaaactaaGATTCATGTGCATTGTACTAAGATACCTAGATTCGTGtgtcagttacaaaaaaaataaaagccaTCAAGAGAGATCGTTAggatgtatctttttttttctcgcATAATCAATCTACGAAAGATATAACCATCAAATCGGATCCCCTTTCGCTCTCAACCAACAAGTCAATCTCAAAATATGAATACACCTTCCTCAAATCGGAATCGGTAACGATCCCAAAACGTGAGATCCGGATCGTTTCTATCTAAGATCAGGAGTGAGTAGTGAAAACACGAGGAAGAAAACGAACCgagaaagcaaaagaaaaacaacgaatccttaaaaaaattctagatctgagaaaagaaaagattacCATCTCCATCCTTATCGAAGAGGCTAAAGGCTTCCTTGAACTCTGAGATCTGGTCATCGGTCAGCTGATCCGCCATTTTTCTTTCTTCCTAAGCTTTTTTTGAGATCTTTTTTCTTCTACTGATTTACTTTTTCTGGGGTCCCTGCGCAAGAGGTTATAAAGTGAGGTAAAGCCCAATGTATATACTTGGGCCTTTGGAGATGTTAGTTGGGCCTTTGGAGAttcaattgtatttttttttcttaagatgTAAGGTATGCTAATATTTAGTAACTATTTGCCaaacatatatcatttaaaatctatttttaaatttcgatactgaattatatataaatagatactaAACTGTAGATATTATAAAGCATAAGCTTTGTTCATGACATTCTGCGAAGAAATCCAACCATTTAGTCAAAGatatattcttcttctttttttttaacaccagATATATTCATTTTCTAAAAGTCACATTGAATTAGTCTATATTTATACAACATGTAGGCCTTGGCAATAAAAATTAAACGATCCAAACTCTTAATTAGTATGCAAATtgcatattaaatatatgttggTAAATGATCAGCGAAGACTCCACCACCTTTGTTTAAGAATAATCATAACACGAGAGTGGCGCGATACTACTTTTTGTGAATTACCAATTCTCGGTCAAACTAAAGAACTTCCAACACGTCCGTCTAATCAAATTATTCACTTATCCAAACTATTTCTGTTTATTAGTTTTTGTAAACCAAATCATCGATTATTATTTTCCCGcgtataataaaatatttaaaagaaaaaagagacaaaaagaaaggtatcttttaaaaatctaaacacTCGATCTTTTGTCATTGCATTAACCAAGTCAAGATAATATGACCACCAAAATGGTAAAAAcgtaaaattatatcttaagAAAAATTAAGGGTGGAAAAGGAATCAATTTTCTCACATAAGGAAAGAAATTAAACGTATGGTTTTTGTGCCCCCACAGGAAATGAAATAAGATCGTCTCGACTCTCTTCTCGCATCTCTCTATCCCTTCCTTTCATTTCACCCTGCCTAAATTTTCTCTTATCGGTAAACAAAGTGATCTGCGCCGTAGGAATCGTCCTGCTAACTTTTGAACTCCGTGGAAACGCTTCAtcgttttatttgtttttccgcaggtgtgtgtgttttcaatACTGTTATGCAATTTGATTAGTGATTAGGTCAGGTCTCCTGGAGAGTTCCGATCACTTGTTTACGCTTCTAAATTCTGTGGAATAGTCTTATTAATATGATGATGATCTTACTTCATTTGTTTAGTGtatacacacacacatgcaTACGACTCTTGGTTCAAAACCTGTATGTGTGCTTTTAACTATTTGATGATGGATATTTAAGTCAATTAGATTCTGCGGAAACATTATGCTATTAGATTTGTCATAGCCTTGTGGATTTCTTACCTGTTTTACCGCTTTGTCTTCATGGCGTGTTAGTGTTACTGTTTTTTCTTCTCGACAGCGCGTCTTTGTGATCCTCTTTCATTTAGTTTCCGTGGATTGAGTTGATAAACATTTTCtcttgtctatttttttttttaaattggagaTTTATCTTTTGTACCGCTTTTAAAGATCAAGAGGTGCTGCTGGGATTGATGAATCGGCCAAAGGTCCAGCGTCGTATTGTTGGTAAATATGAGGTTGGCAAAACCATTGGACAAGGAACTTTTGCTAAAGTGAGGTATGCTAAGAACACTGAGACAGGAGAATCCGTTGCTCTTAAAATCCTTGATAAACAGAAGCTTCTCAAAAACAACAAGATGGCTGGACAGGTAAAAACTCACTTTCCGAATCCACATTACatacctcctcctcctcttctcttGTCATAAAACAGATCCAAAAGTATCAACTGGCTCTTCCCCGTTTGATTTTACAGATAAAGAGAGAAATCTCTACTATGAAGCTGATTAACCATCCAAATGTAGTGCGGGTCTATGAGGTCTCTCTCCTTTTTCTCCTGTTTCCCTTATGTCTTGCTTATGGATTAAGAACCTTTTTCTAAAATCTGTCGAGAGTTAACTTTTAAGGAAATGATTGACATCCTTCCAGGTTTTGGCTAGCAAGACAAAGATATACATTGTCCTAGAATTTGCCATGGGTGGAAACCTTTTTGACAAAATTGTGAGATTTTCATTTCCTTGCCTCTCTATCAACGGCTTTAAAAACTTGTAATCTTATGGTGTTTGAATCATACTAATCTTGATTAATATTCCTGTGTTTTAATCCtaataacattatattttatatatatacatatatatctgaTGTTTAAACTTTTGCATTAAGCCTAAACTTATGCAAGTACATGATGGGCGCTTGAAAGAAGATGGAGCACGTAGTTATTTTCAGCAGCTTATCAACGCAGTTGATTACTGCCACAGCAGGGGAGTGTACCACAGAGACTTAAAGGTACCACACatccttttttttggtaaattctTGGCCCATTTTTTCCAGGATGtgctatttttttcttcttaggCGCAGCTAATTGATGcctaatatttttcttctttaatttttCCTACTACAGCCGGAAAACTTGCTTCTAGATGCTCAAGGAAATCTGAAAGTCTCTGATTTTGGATTGAGTGCTTTGTCCAGACAAGCCGGGGTAATGTTCCTGCTGATGTTCAGTAGTGATGAATttgattgattttatttataaatatctaataaaGACGGGATAATATTGGTGGCTCTTTTCTTTCTAGATTCTTGTCAAGGGTAGTAGATAAATCCTTCTTATCTAGTGTTGTTTCAAGCCATGCATGTTCTTATGTGTATATATGCATTATTCTAATCATTTGATTTATCAGCTTATGAGACTTATTTGGCTTTGGCAGGGTGATGGTCTTCTCCACACTGCATGTGGAACTCCGAACTATGCTGCTCCTGAGGTATGCTTATAATCAAGTGGCTTCTCAACCAGTTTTTGCACCATGTTTTTTAAATAGTGTCCTTGTTGCTCTTGTCCCAAGGTTGTTACTGATCAAGGCTATGATGGAGCAACCGCAGACTTGTGGTCTTGTGGAGTGATACTCTTTGAACTACTTTCTGGGTATTTGCCTTTCGAGGATTCTAATCTCATGACGCTTTATAATAAGGTAAGCACTTTTGTTGCATTTTTTTCCAAGGCTTCACCAGTACACCATTATCTGTGATTATTCGTTGTAATTTCATCAACTTTTCAGATAACAGCTGCTGAATATAATTGTCCTTCTTGGCTCTCTCCTGGTGCCAAGAACTTGATTGTCCGAATCTTGGACCCAAACCCGACGACTGTAAGATAACCTATCCTCTcatcttgtgtttttttttaatttagtatCTTAATTATGATATAGTTAATGGCTTATTATTgcatttttctatttatatattaggCTTTTGAATAGCAGTAGGGTAATAATAGGATAGCTTACGAGTGGCAAGAATTAGGGAACATTTTATATGCATGTATACCTTGATAATACAAAACATCCAAGGATTGGCATTGGTCGGCAGTGGAACTAACTGACTGTGCATAAACATGACAGCGTATCAAAGTTCCCGAGATTTTGGAAGATGCGTGGTTCAAGAAAGATTACAAGCCAACCCTTTTCGAGGAGAAAGACAAAGCAAACTTGGCTGATGTGGAAGCTGTTTTTCGAGATTCAGAGGTCAGTCTATTTGATTATAATATTTGCATGATGATTAAgctctttcttctcctttttaGTTTCGATAAATTAATGTCTGTAAAATCTGTGATTTATGAAATAGGAGCATCATGTCACGGAAAAGAAAGAGGAGAAGCCAACTCCAATGAATGCCTTTGACTTGATATCAATGTCGAGGGCTCTGGATCTTGGAAACTTTTTTGAAGAAGAAGGGGTCTGTCCCTAAGACTAATAATGCTTGCTTGTTTGAATTCTCTagcaaaaaaatgtttttttttgtgtgtgtcaTAGACGCAGACAGTTTCAGGGTTTGGTCTTTTCCACATTATACTTTTACTAATGAAGTCTACAACGTTTAACTTAATAGGGATTCAAGCGAGAAACAAGATTTGCAGCCACCGGTAGTGCTAATGAATTAGTTCAGAAGATTGAAGCAGCTTCTAAGCCTCTTGGTTTcgaaattcaaaagaaaaactttaagGTAAACTGATCGCGTGAAACCCTGACAGCTATTGACATGGTCGATGTCGATCTCTCCTTTGTTTAAAGTTTAAGCCAAATTCCTGTTAGAGTAACGAATCACAAACACTAGAACATACCATTTATAAAAGAACTACTAATTAGAGTCGAAAATTTAAAGGCCTAGTTAGCATTATATAATAACCTATGTTGGTAACTTCCTTGCGTTGTGGAAGTTCCCTTTCCTGGTAGTTAATGATACTAATCTTCGTGTCACTTTCACTGAACCTACATTGTTTGGGTACACAGATGAGACTTGAAAACGTGAATCCTGGAAGGAAAGGAAACCTAGAAGTGGCGACTGAGGTACAATATGCACCCGTGTTGTCTctttagctatatatatattaaatctgaATTGAGCTTGGAATTAAAGAagtgacctaatctagcataaTGTTTTTCATAGATATTTCAAGTATCACCGTCTCTTCATATGGTTGAAGTCAGGAAAACTAAAGGGGATACATTAGAGTTccataaggtaataatactatTGAATTTTCTACTTTGACCGCTGCTTAGGTGTGTCTGTTCACTTTATATACTGTTCCTTTTGCAGTTCTACAAAAAGCTCTCGACCACACTTAACGATGTGGTTTGGAAATCCGGTGATACCTCCGATAGTAACAACAAATGAGAGAAAGACTGATTCATGTCTCTGGTTGATCATTCTGAATTTTCtgatttatcttttgttttttcattgGACGCAATTCTTTTGAAAGCAAGATCATGATATTGACTCTGTAAATATCCCCAAGGATGTGCAGTAACATTAAGGTGTTTATAACATTTAATTtcttacattaaaaaaaaaaacatttaatttctTTGTACTGAAACTCAGAAATATTAGTTTTGTCAAGTATTAGCTTTTACTACTGTGTTTTCAGGCTGTAACTGGCTTTTTATTGGATgattatcaaacaaggatgtggaAAAGCTATTAATTTGTtgggaaaaataaaaaaaaaacgccgttgccggggatcgaacccgggtcacccgcgtgacaggcgggaatacttaccactatactacaacgACTTTGTTGTTAAGTCTAACAACTGAAGTTATTTAACTCGTACTATAATAAATGGACACTATCCATGTTGAAGATTCAAATCTTCTGTCTAAACATTTAACACACAACATGGCCTCCTTACCGACGATAACTCAACCTTCGTTTGTGCACATTCCCGGCAAACCTGTCCACCAACATGACATTCCAAGCACGTGAGATGATTTGTTCACCAGATACTAACACATTTGATTAGTAATTCTTTTATAAATGGTCTTCGCCTTCGATCTGATACTAACACATTTGATGTGTTTAATGGTAAGTATCTTTCTTGGTATTTGAATATATTCCATAAagtagttaaattttttttttttttgaacggcAAAGTAGTTAAATTAATGCTTACAAGTTACAATTGtattttaaaagttacaaaTAAAGGATCGacaaaaacagattaaaaaatcTTTAACCGGGAGAGAGCGATAAGATCTGACTATATTAGGGTATCTCCATctccactccataatttactccatttatagagtaaatggagtgagaaatggaataatgaacaaaaaataaaagcattacttcatttatagagtaatgcttttattttttgttcactactccatttactctataaatggagtaaatTATAGAGTGGAGATAGAGATGCTCTTAGAACTCAAAGTAGTCGGATGTCCCCAATCAAAATCCTATCTATATGTAAATCAACAATAATGAAAATGTATAGTTTCTTGACTTAGTAAGTTAATCAATttatgtacaaataaataaaagtgCAGTTTAGTTCAGGAACCTAGATAATATTAATCAGTTACACGACCGGTTGACTTGGGAATAAACTAGTGATCAAGCTTTTCAGTTGTTTTTTTGTAATAGAAAATCAAAGGCAACGGCTTTAGTGGCATCGCAAACATTAATTAATCTATCTTTTTATAACAAGTTAATTATTGCTCTGTATATAGAAAAAAAGACTACAAACGACTAGAGAGGGAAAAAGACTAGAAACGATTGGTGGTTCCCGATTtatctaatctaatctattaaaactgaagtacaaatagtacttaACCCTAGGTTTTCCACAAAATTTACCAACatatgccactgacattaaaactcagtgttttgattatttaataaacCGAGAATCACGTATCTAAACTATTATTCTACCATTCAATTACTAAACGATTACTTAACCACAACCAACCACTTTCCTTTCCTACATTTCAGACGATCGTTAATGTCCTTTTTCTTATTTAACATCGCAAAATAAAAGCCCATTCCATATACTTATCCTAATGCGGCCAAAATTTCTTGCAGGTTGACatctacaaaataataataaaccgAGTGTATAAATTATGTCACTTTTAAAACTATTAAGGAAATCATTATTACTATCAGCAGTGCATATGTGACAACACGAGATATAAGTACATGAAATCCAAACAAATTTGTATTGTGCATAGTAATAATATATACGTTTATCTATTAACCAGGCCAAACCAAATGATCGTTtgtgaaaatacaaaatatacacACAACCTATGTTAGTAATGTATTCGGTtgaagatatataaaattttaatcacCTCCACAAAAATTTGCCAAAATCAACTACTTTTCCTCTAACTTAGCTTAACAAccctatttttttttgctatcacATCAACCAAAAGATTTCGATATTTCACATACATTCTATAAATGAATAAccataatatttgtttacttTATCCACTTTTGTTAAccctatttttttttgctatcacATCAACCAAAAGATTTCGATATTTCACATACATTCTATAAATGAATAAccataatatttgtttacttTATCCACTTTTGTAAAATATTGATTCAAATCTAAATATCAAATCTTAACTGACCAAATATGAATATCGAGAATCGGTAATTAATTAAATTCCTTTATAAGATGTGTTTGAGAATATTTTGTATTGattcatctatattattaaagttgaagtagaCAATTGGATTGTTTAGATACAAGGATAGTAcaataaatgaaatatgtttaaaaacatagatagtagagatgtgtactttcttttatttataggtttagtcattgtattttcaataaattaataataaatgggaattgtttagaaataataataacatatttaatacttctttttatttaaacgtttagccattgtttttacaataaattaaacaaccttctttcgatatttatttttatttacaattctgtcactatatttacaattttttttatttacaattctttatagtgaaaataaaaacacaaactgaaatataaatagtatattatataaaacaatttttaaaaacagtattattaccttatttagtttagtcaaatataaaaatttcaagagttcaattttcaaaaaaaaaatcataaaattaataataattcatagaaaattaatgcaaaaaattaaaatttttgaacatggataaaagtatgtcaagaagaaaaaagcaatgacttatgttattaataaaaattagaaatccattatattagtttaaaatatacaaaattgactaatttaattacctaaaaacattgtttcgtctaaaataatcataaaattaaattaaatttatatacatatttcaaatcaaaataataatttaaagttgatttatatcaaaaattgatttaaaatatgcatatattcaaaaaaattatctttactaaatattttccaataaccattattaaaaaatattttcaatgtatatataaaaatacaacaaaaagataaatttcatataccaacttaaattatggtttttatatttcacattaaactttaagaatataatatatgtgattatttatatgatgttacatataaaatactattaattatatgattatttatatgatggaccaatataattaattatatgatgacatatatatgatacataataatGACTAGAGCTGGGCGTTCAGATATCCATTCCgattcgtttcggatctgtttgggtttcagATTTCCAGAGTCAAAGATTTCACCccaattcatatatttctaaacttcaattcgaattatgactaggactcggcgttcaggtatccattcgggttcgtttcggatctgtttgagttttgggtttccggggtcaaagatttcagctccattcagatatttctaaatttcagttcgaattatattcggatctttgcgggttcagttcggattcagataacccatttaaattatttttaaaaatatattatatattttgaatttcttaaaatctataaataaaataatatattgtatataaatctgaataacatatgtcataatacctaaacttaacatataaattggtttgatttaaattttggatcaaaaaatcaataattattttaaatatttttggtgtttgagtgtacttccactatgttatatatttatatttgactatttttatatattttcaagtatttattacaacctaaaagtatcatatatatttgggatgtttttatatacattaaaactaaaaataattaatatatataaatataaattttttcggatatattttgatatccaaaatacttcggctcgaattggttatggtttcggttgtctaaatatcaaaattttgaataatttggatatttaatcaattttggttcgggtttggtattactctttcggatcgtgatcggttcggttcttcggataataatttttttatatagtttgatattgacataaaaataaatagtaatatatttttgaaatatacacccgcacgggcgtgcggatcaaaatctagttactattattttttgaaaactagTTCCCGATTTATTAtgtaaaccaaaaccaaaccagaaTTTCTTTCAACCATTACTATATTATTCTAATTATCAAAAATTCTGAAGAACCAAACCAAATACATCCTTACATAAAAAGTCGAGAGCAGTTTATTTTAAACAGCTTTCTATTTTTCATGACAAGTAAACGCACTACTACATCAATAGATATATGTcataacgaaaaaaaaaattccaaaggATTtcaatatccaaaattttatttaacctTTCATAACAGAATGCGATAGTGtcatttcaataaaaaaaaaacagaatacgATAGTGGAATTTATAACCAGATTACTTCTTTTTTGTGAAGAACATACATTTAacgatttttcaaaaataaaaacatacattTAGTATTCCAATccgaaaacaaataaaatgtacGTTTGACCTGATCTGCTAAAGTTGAGGATACAATAATATATCTATCACTTTGAAAGACATATGTTCCATTTGCATTATTAAATCTGCTGAAgcaattataaattatataattgtaCATGCATTcgccaaaaaatataaataagtcAAACTTGTTAGAGTACATGATGACTACAAAATTCTGCGTGCCTATTAGTAAGATGATGAAATATGAATGGTACtgatttatattcttttaaactTTTGGTATGATTTTGAAGGCAACATTTATTCTATTTATGCCTTcagtcaagaaaaaaaaaactttattctATTTCGTTTACTTTGTGAtttttatcgattttttttctctagCCCATTTTAATACATGAGTTTTGGGTCAGTACATTTatcattttgattatttttcgtCTCTCttgtttattagtttttaatgatgaaattattaaaaagaataaatgaCCGTCTTGTGATAGAAAGAAAATGGCAGCATAACTATGTAATGtagtttgttaaaaaaaactttgtaaTGTAGTTAAACTTTTCTTTCTTGAAACATAGGTTTACAACTTAATTATAGTTTTGAGGGCATTTCTGCCGGATGCCACGTTCAACCCGGTAAAGTAAAAGGAAAAACTGCATCACAAGTAGTGAAATCTTTATGTAGGTTTGTGATCTTGTATTAGCTAGAAATTCATATTCGCATTTCCTATTTTACTATTTGAATTTCCGGATTGGAGTATTGCAAACCCTTTTTTATGTCTATTATAGTTATGTCTTCGGTGGCGGAGTAAATATACTCTGCAGTCTAcacttttattgtttttttttgctattttattgttttaatagttattttttcAATAAGTACCTACTTATCTTGCTCGTATATCTTAAAATCCTGACATTAGCTATCGATTATCACAAACAGTTGACATCAATGATCGACATCAATCATTGTTTGCGTTGAAACTTATTTACCTTCTAACCACAAAAGCGAGTAGTATGTCGAGCTCGAAAAGGTGCTAAACATTCTGAGTTTGAAACCtaccaaatttaaatttatccGTTTGTGTGAtcagatatctaatttttattgcGATCAATCGGATCTGTCTATCACCGATGGACAAAGGATTAGTCGATTAGGTCTCGACTCGCTAGACACCTCCAGatcattaaaacaaaaaaaaaacgtatttCTCTTCCTGTGTTTTGTTAATTACCCATAGCGTGAATGTTATTAGGATTCGAATGGAGAATACATTACAAAATGCAGTTcaaacaaattacaaattatgcagattaaaTGCAGATCAAACTGATAATACAGATCAAGCAGATCAAATGAAAATCAACATGATTATACAAAgttaatgttttgaaaaccgaacCGGACATTGACTCAGTGATTAAGTCAATTGTTAGACCGATCAAACCGCTTTAACCGAATTTTTATCtttaattaactaaaatataaatttaattatatgattaatttatatacttttaatcaatattataatcaaaaaatattataattatgtaACTATCTTAAACTAATGTGAATTTTTCCAAattgtcaaaattttattttttacttcaatttttgaaaaatcagATTTTGTTATTGAACCGGTTCACCGTTGGCCTGGAACTTATTATCCAAGATCCGGATGAGATCTGATTCGGATCCGCTCCGAAAATCCAGATATCCGGAGGGCGGATCCGGTTCTGATAGTAAAATTTTAGATCCGTCAAAACCGGATCCGGATATCTTGATTTTTAGTCAAGATATCTGGATCagtaatttttattagtaactatatcaaaaataataatacctacatataaaaactaattttaattattatattcatttttataatagcatatgtaaattttatataaattttgtaatattatacATAGAAATAATTAAgacactatatatttttattttaaattattattaatattttatatattttaatattattttatttattttaaggttccaaatccggatccggatatctgtcagatattacaatttttagaaGGATATCTGACACTTGGATATCCGAGAACTCCGGATCCGGATAAGGATAGTA contains these protein-coding regions:
- the LOC108840205 gene encoding CBL-interacting serine/threonine-protein kinase 26-like, with translation MNRPKVQRRIVGKYEVGKTIGQGTFAKVRYAKNTETGESVALKILDKQKLLKNNKMAGQIKREISTMKLINHPNVVRVYEVLASKTKIYIVLEFAMGGNLFDKIPKLMQVHDGRLKEDGARSYFQQLINAVDYCHSRGVYHRDLKPENLLLDAQGNLKVSDFGLSALSRQAGGDGLLHTACGTPNYAAPEVVTDQGYDGATADLWSCGVILFELLSGYLPFEDSNLMTLYNKITAAEYNCPSWLSPGAKNLIVRILDPNPTTRIKVPEILEDAWFKKDYKPTLFEEKDKANLADVEAVFRDSEEHHVTEKKEEKPTPMNAFDLISMSRALDLGNFFEEEGGFKRETRFAATGSANELVQKIEAASKPLGFEIQKKNFKMRLENVNPGRKGNLEVATEIFQVSPSLHMVEVRKTKGDTLEFHKFYKKLSTTLNDVVWKSGDTSDSNNK